A section of the Streptomyces xinghaiensis S187 genome encodes:
- a CDS encoding MBL fold metallo-hydrolase, translated as MDVVEVLPGLHMFRFRIGQAYLWRDGDELTLIDAGGAHDSPAIIAAVRDLGFRPEQVRRIVLTHGHPDHTGAAAELAARCGAETSAHRLDAPVVRGEAEAAPPVLLDWERPLFEHALTVPPAPPAPVDRELADGDVLPFGGGARVVAAPGHTDGSIGVHLPEHGVLFTGDAVAGHEGRAILGVFNTDRARALESFHRLAALDCETACFGHGDPLTAGAGRLLRASADRHAVLEVEHGGALPGA; from the coding sequence ATGGACGTCGTCGAAGTACTTCCCGGGCTGCACATGTTCCGTTTCCGGATCGGCCAGGCGTATCTCTGGCGGGACGGCGACGAGCTGACGCTGATCGACGCGGGCGGCGCGCACGACAGTCCCGCGATCATCGCGGCCGTCCGTGACCTCGGATTCCGCCCGGAGCAGGTGCGGCGGATCGTGCTGACCCACGGGCACCCCGACCACACCGGCGCGGCCGCGGAACTGGCCGCCCGCTGCGGGGCCGAGACCTCCGCGCACCGGCTGGACGCGCCCGTCGTCCGGGGCGAGGCCGAGGCCGCGCCGCCCGTTCTCCTCGACTGGGAGCGCCCGCTGTTCGAGCACGCGCTGACGGTGCCGCCCGCGCCGCCCGCCCCCGTGGACCGGGAGCTCGCGGACGGCGATGTCCTCCCGTTCGGCGGCGGCGCCCGCGTGGTGGCGGCGCCGGGGCACACCGACGGCAGCATCGGCGTCCATCTGCCGGAGCACGGTGTGCTGTTCACCGGTGACGCCGTCGCCGGCCACGAGGGACGGGCGATCCTCGGGGTCTTCAACACGGACCGGGCCCGCGCCCTGGAGTCCTTCCACCGGCTGGCCGCGCTGGACTGCGAGACCGCGTGCTTCGGGCACGGCGACCCGCTGACCGCCGGCGCCGGGCGCCTGCTGCGGGCGTCAGCCGACCGGCACGCCGTCCTCGAGGTTGAGCACGGTGGCGCGCTCCCGGGCGCGTAG
- a CDS encoding NUDIX hydrolase — MIVWLNGAFGTGKSTAARELMDLIPGSLLYDPEPVGDGLRTILPRKRLDEVADIRDLPAWRRLTVETGAAVLAEAPGVLIVPMTLLRQEHRDEIFGGFASRRIPVRHVLLHTEETILRQRIASREDVPGDPGASASVRARCLAQIPPYRAALPWLTEDAHLVDATGLTPRDTAERVAEALRVGAGACEIVQTPRPAAETLAAGVLLFDDRDRVLLVDPTYKPGWEFPGGVVEAGEAPARAGVREVAEEIGIELDRTPRLLVVDWEPPAPPSYGGLRLLFDGGRVAEDDARRLVLPAAELRAWRFVTEEEAGALLPPERFRRLRWALRARERATVLNLEDGVPVG, encoded by the coding sequence GTGATCGTCTGGCTGAACGGCGCGTTCGGCACGGGCAAGAGCACCGCGGCGCGCGAGCTCATGGACCTGATCCCCGGCAGCCTGCTGTACGACCCGGAGCCGGTCGGCGACGGCCTGCGGACGATCCTGCCCCGCAAGCGCCTGGACGAGGTCGCCGACATCCGTGACCTGCCGGCCTGGCGCCGGCTCACCGTGGAGACCGGCGCCGCCGTCCTCGCCGAGGCGCCCGGTGTGCTGATCGTGCCGATGACGCTCCTGCGGCAGGAGCACCGGGACGAGATCTTCGGTGGCTTCGCCTCCCGCCGGATTCCGGTCCGGCATGTGCTGCTGCACACAGAGGAAACGATCCTTCGCCAGCGGATAGCCTCCCGCGAGGACGTCCCCGGCGACCCCGGCGCCTCCGCCTCCGTCCGCGCCCGCTGCCTGGCGCAGATCCCGCCGTACCGCGCGGCGCTGCCCTGGCTCACCGAAGACGCCCATCTCGTCGACGCCACCGGGCTGACCCCGCGCGACACCGCCGAGCGCGTCGCCGAGGCCCTGCGGGTAGGCGCGGGGGCCTGCGAGATCGTCCAGACGCCGCGGCCCGCCGCCGAGACGCTGGCGGCGGGTGTGCTGCTCTTCGACGACCGCGACCGGGTGCTGCTGGTCGACCCCACTTACAAGCCCGGCTGGGAGTTCCCCGGCGGCGTCGTGGAGGCGGGCGAGGCACCGGCGCGGGCCGGTGTGCGGGAGGTCGCCGAGGAGATCGGCATCGAGCTCGACCGGACGCCCCGGCTTCTCGTCGTGGACTGGGAGCCTCCCGCGCCGCCCTCGTACGGCGGTCTGCGCCTGCTCTTCGACGGCGGGCGGGTCGCCGAGGACGACGCCCGCCGGCTGGTGCTCCCGGCGGCCGAACTCCGCGCCTGGCGCTTCGTCACCGAGGAGGAAGCCGGAGCGCTGTTGCCGCCGGAGCGCTTCCGGCGGCTGCGCTGGGCCCTACGCGCCCGGGAGCGCGCCACCGTGCTCAACCTCGAGGACGGCGTGCCGGTCGGCTGA
- a CDS encoding ROK family protein — MHNDLVAALDIGGTKIAGALVGGGGEILRRCRRPTPALEDGATVMAAVRAVLDDLAADAPLWERVTRLGIGSAGPVDASTGVVSPVNVPGWRDFPLVDEVGLVVGALPVVLVGDGVAMTAAEHWLGAARGRANALCMVVSTGVGGGLVLGGRLHPGPTGNAGHIGHISVDLDGDPCPCGSRGCVERIASGPNIARRALENGWRPGPEGDATAAAVARAARAGDPVASASFERAAQALAAGIAATATLVEIETAVIGGGVAGAGEVLFAPLRRALSDYATLSFVRGLEVVPARMGADAGLVGAAAAAQAFSGGVVGARPPASSV, encoded by the coding sequence ATGCACAACGACCTCGTGGCCGCCCTCGACATCGGTGGAACGAAGATCGCCGGAGCGCTCGTCGGCGGAGGGGGCGAGATCCTGCGGCGGTGCCGGCGCCCCACCCCCGCGCTGGAGGACGGAGCCACCGTGATGGCCGCCGTCCGGGCCGTCCTCGACGACCTCGCCGCCGACGCGCCGCTCTGGGAGCGGGTCACCCGCCTCGGCATCGGCAGTGCGGGTCCGGTCGACGCCTCCACCGGCGTGGTCAGCCCCGTGAACGTGCCGGGCTGGCGCGATTTCCCCCTGGTGGACGAGGTCGGGCTCGTGGTGGGCGCGCTGCCCGTGGTGCTCGTCGGCGACGGCGTCGCCATGACGGCGGCCGAGCACTGGCTCGGCGCGGCCCGCGGCCGGGCAAACGCCCTCTGCATGGTCGTCTCGACCGGCGTCGGTGGCGGTCTGGTGCTGGGCGGGCGGCTGCACCCGGGCCCGACCGGCAACGCCGGGCACATCGGCCACATCAGCGTGGACCTCGACGGGGACCCCTGCCCCTGCGGCTCCCGCGGCTGCGTCGAACGCATCGCCAGCGGCCCCAACATCGCCCGCCGCGCCCTGGAGAACGGCTGGCGGCCCGGCCCGGAGGGCGACGCCACGGCCGCCGCCGTGGCACGCGCCGCGCGGGCCGGCGATCCGGTGGCGTCCGCCTCCTTCGAGCGCGCGGCACAGGCCCTGGCCGCCGGGATCGCCGCGACCGCCACCCTGGTGGAGATCGAGACGGCGGTCATCGGCGGGGGAGTGGCGGGGGCGGGCGAGGTGCTCTTCGCGCCCCTGCGCCGCGCCCTCTCGGACTACGCCACCCTCTCCTTCGTGCGGGGCCTGGAGGTCGTCCCGGCGCGGATGGGTGCCGACGCCGGGCTGGTCGGCGCGGCGGCGGCCGCGCAGGCGTTCTCGGGCGGTGTGGTGGGGGCCCGGCCCCCGGCGTCGTCCGTCTGA
- a CDS encoding LacI family DNA-binding transcriptional regulator — MADSTRTPERRYGTRPTMKDVAARAGVGLKTVSRVVNGEPGVTPDTVQRVRNAIEALGFRRNDSARILRKGRTASIGLVLEDLADPFYGPLSRAVEEAARAHGALLIHGSSAEDPERERELVLAFCARRVDGLIVVPASDDHRYLEPEIAAGIATVFVDRPPGLIDADVVLTDSYAGAREGVAHLIAHGHRRIGFIGDLPRIHTARERLRGYRAAMAGAGLSVDEAWVSLGPTDPARVRAAARAMLDGALPVTALFSANNRVTVTAVRELSGRTRPVALVGFDDFELADLLDPGVTVIAQDAAQLGRTAADRLFRRLDGADDPPEVTTLPTRLIPRGSGELPPS; from the coding sequence GTGGCCGACAGCACCCGCACCCCCGAGCGCCGCTACGGCACCCGGCCCACCATGAAGGATGTCGCCGCACGCGCCGGGGTGGGACTGAAAACGGTCTCCCGCGTGGTCAACGGCGAGCCGGGGGTCACCCCCGACACCGTCCAGCGGGTGCGGAACGCCATCGAGGCCCTGGGCTTCCGGCGGAACGACAGCGCCCGCATCCTGCGCAAGGGCCGCACCGCGAGCATCGGGCTGGTCCTGGAGGACCTGGCCGACCCGTTCTACGGCCCGCTCAGCCGGGCCGTGGAGGAGGCCGCCCGCGCCCACGGGGCGCTGCTGATCCACGGCTCCAGCGCCGAGGACCCGGAGCGGGAGCGGGAACTCGTCCTGGCCTTCTGCGCCCGCCGCGTCGACGGGCTCATCGTCGTCCCGGCCAGCGACGACCACCGCTATCTGGAGCCGGAGATCGCGGCCGGGATCGCCACCGTGTTCGTCGACCGGCCGCCGGGTCTCATCGACGCGGACGTCGTGCTGACCGACAGCTACGCCGGTGCCCGCGAGGGCGTCGCCCATCTGATCGCCCACGGCCACCGCCGGATCGGCTTCATCGGCGACCTGCCGCGCATCCACACCGCCAGGGAGCGGCTGCGCGGCTACCGCGCGGCGATGGCGGGAGCCGGGCTGTCGGTGGACGAGGCATGGGTGTCGCTCGGCCCGACCGACCCGGCGCGGGTCCGCGCCGCCGCCCGCGCGATGCTGGACGGGGCGCTGCCGGTCACGGCGCTCTTCTCGGCCAACAACCGGGTGACGGTCACGGCCGTGCGCGAACTCAGCGGCCGGACCCGGCCGGTGGCCCTGGTGGGCTTCGACGACTTCGAACTGGCCGATCTGCTCGACCCCGGGGTGACCGTGATCGCGCAGGACGCCGCACAGCTGGGCCGTACGGCCGCGGACCGGCTCTTCCGCCGGCTGGACGGGGCGGACGACCCGCCCGAGGTGACGACCCTCCCGACCCGGCTGATCCCCCGGGGCTCCGGCGAGCTGCCCCCGTCGTAG
- a CDS encoding electron transfer flavoprotein subunit alpha/FixB family protein has protein sequence MAEVLVYVDHVDGSVRKPTLELLTIARRIGEPVAVHLGAGADTAAPVLAEYGAVKVLTADAPEFADYLVVPKVDALEAAVAAVSPAAVLVPSSADGKEIAARLAVRIGSGIITDAVDVEAGDEGPVATQSVFAAAFTTKSRVSKGTPVITVKPNSAAPEAAQAAGTVEQLAVTFGDKATGTKVTSRTPRESTGRPELTEAAIVVSGGRGVNGAENFPVIEALADSLGAAVGASRAAVDAGWYPHTNQVGQTGKQVSPQLYIAAGISGAIQHRAGMQTSKTIVAVNKDSEAPIFDLVDYGVVGDLFQVLPQLTEEVKARKG, from the coding sequence ATGGCTGAAGTTCTCGTCTACGTCGATCACGTGGACGGCTCCGTCCGCAAGCCGACCCTCGAACTGCTGACCATCGCCCGCCGCATCGGCGAGCCGGTCGCCGTGCACCTCGGTGCCGGTGCCGACACCGCCGCCCCGGTGCTCGCCGAGTACGGCGCCGTGAAGGTCCTGACCGCCGACGCGCCCGAGTTCGCCGACTACCTCGTCGTGCCGAAGGTCGACGCGCTGGAGGCCGCGGTCGCCGCCGTCTCCCCGGCCGCCGTCCTGGTGCCGTCCTCCGCCGACGGCAAGGAGATCGCGGCCCGCCTCGCGGTCCGCATCGGCTCCGGCATCATCACCGACGCCGTCGACGTCGAGGCCGGTGACGAGGGCCCGGTGGCCACCCAGTCGGTGTTCGCCGCCGCCTTCACCACCAAGTCCCGTGTCAGCAAGGGCACCCCGGTCATCACGGTCAAGCCCAACTCGGCCGCCCCGGAGGCCGCCCAGGCCGCGGGCACCGTCGAGCAGCTCGCCGTCACCTTCGGTGACAAGGCCACCGGCACCAAGGTCACCTCGCGCACCCCGCGCGAGTCGACCGGCCGCCCGGAGCTGACCGAGGCCGCGATCGTGGTCTCCGGCGGCCGCGGCGTCAACGGCGCCGAGAACTTCCCGGTCATCGAGGCGCTGGCCGACTCCCTCGGCGCGGCCGTCGGTGCCTCCCGCGCCGCCGTGGACGCCGGCTGGTACCCGCACACCAACCAGGTCGGCCAGACCGGCAAGCAGGTCTCCCCGCAGCTCTACATCGCCGCGGGCATCTCCGGGGCGATCCAGCACCGCGCCGGTATGCAGACCTCGAAGACCATCGTGGCCGTCAACAAGGACTCCGAGGCACCGATCTTCGACCTGGTGGACTACGGCGTCGTCGGCGACCTCTTCCAGGTCCTCCCGCAGCTGACTGAGGAGGTCAAGGCCCGCAAGGGCTGA
- a CDS encoding electron transfer flavoprotein subunit beta/FixA family protein gives MSLRIVVCVKYVPDATGDRHFAEDLTTDRDAVDGLLSELDEYAVEQALQIAEDADDAEITVLTVGPEDAKDALRKALSMGADKAVHVEDDDLHGTDVVGTSLVLAKAVEHVGYDLVVCGMASTDGTMGVLPALLAERLGVPQATLLSEVSVEDGKVTGRRDGDAATEQLEAALPAVVSVTDLSGEARYPSFKGIMAAKKKPVESLDLSDLGIEADEVGLEGAWTKVEDATPRPPRTAGTIVKDEGEGGKQLAEFLAGQKFI, from the coding sequence GTGAGCCTGAGGATCGTTGTCTGTGTGAAGTACGTGCCCGACGCCACCGGCGACCGGCACTTCGCGGAGGACCTGACCACCGACCGCGACGCGGTCGACGGTCTGCTGTCCGAGCTCGACGAGTACGCCGTCGAGCAGGCCCTCCAGATCGCCGAGGACGCGGACGACGCGGAGATCACCGTGCTCACCGTCGGTCCCGAGGACGCCAAGGACGCGCTCCGCAAGGCGCTGTCGATGGGTGCCGACAAGGCCGTCCACGTCGAGGACGACGACCTGCACGGCACCGACGTCGTCGGCACCTCGCTGGTGCTGGCCAAGGCCGTCGAGCACGTCGGCTACGACCTCGTGGTCTGCGGCATGGCCTCCACCGACGGCACCATGGGCGTGCTCCCGGCGCTTCTCGCCGAGCGCCTCGGCGTCCCGCAGGCCACCCTGCTGTCCGAGGTCTCCGTGGAGGACGGCAAGGTCACCGGCCGCCGCGACGGCGACGCCGCCACCGAGCAGCTGGAGGCCGCCCTGCCGGCCGTCGTCTCGGTGACGGACCTGTCCGGCGAGGCCCGCTACCCGTCCTTCAAGGGCATCATGGCGGCCAAGAAGAAGCCGGTGGAGTCCCTGGACCTGTCCGACCTGGGCATCGAGGCGGACGAGGTCGGCCTCGAAGGGGCCTGGACCAAGGTCGAGGACGCCACGCCGCGCCCGCCGCGCACCGCGGGCACGATCGTCAAGGACGAGGGCGAGGGCGGCAAGCAGCTCGCCGAGTTCCTCGCCGGCCAGAAGTTCATCTGA